Genomic segment of Dermacentor albipictus isolate Rhodes 1998 colony chromosome 5, USDA_Dalb.pri_finalv2, whole genome shotgun sequence:
cccctcggttaaccgctTTGCTTCTCCTGTTCACAAACGCACGCGAGTACATGCCGGCCTATGGCTCGGGCATATCAGGCGTATCACCCCGCGCGCAGGTCGACTGCGAGAGCGCGGTCCGAGTGACGCACGCGCTGGAGCAGTCACGCCGCACCCACAAGTCCCCGCGCGTCGGCTTCGTGCTGCTGCTGTTCTTCGCGCTGCTCTTCGTGGCGCTCTTCCTGCTCGCGCTGTTCGTGAAGAAGCGAGAAGGCCGCGAGCCGACGAGCACGTGCAGCAGTCGGGCGTGCTACCACCACGGCCAGCTGCTGCGCGACGCGCTCAACCTGTCCGCCGACCCATGCGACGACTTCCACGCATTCGTCTGTGGCTCCTGGGAGCGCCGGCTCAACGAAGGGCCCGCCAGCGCCGCGCCCGGTGAGAACCCTTCTCTCCCCCCTATGGGGCCGGGGACGAAGAAAAGGAATCTTAAGAGTGTGTAacgcgtagtgcgcgccgatggacgcgccactggtggtgGCCTTGCGCAAaacacacgggagaggagccagccgcgcgccgtagtttgaTGTGTCGTTGacagtgcttctctgtcttatccACGTATTCAGAGcgaaataggcaacacccttcacatgtgtggggtggccaaagcgtcaaggaatgtcgaagaagaattgttgcagggtggggggctcaaatatcGGCGGAAACGTGTCGGCAATACGGTTttaatcattccccgcaaagcctcatcactGGGAGCCGTAAGAATGAATCGTCgcttcggcgggaaatttcttgttcccaTCCTTACCATTGTCGCGTAGGTGTTTTTTCCGACTCGATCATAGTTATACGCGTAAGCGACTAatttcgtctgcagtgcagcgtGCGGTTTAAAAGCATTCTgataaagttcggaatgccgtttgccgcttatattgtttttcGCTTCATTACCGCGTTGCGCTaactaggcagcacgactgcacgagcgcattgtgttgtatgccaagctactgaagtttgcaagaactgaaattgttgttTTTAGGTGGCCCGGTAAATTCTCGatccagctgtcgcgcactttgTATTGttgcatctattttatgcgtggcttcgcacatatttaactgttgctagttgttTCATGCATAAttcttgttgattcttttgagctgcgagatcttcaccctgcctcgtttgtaaagggtataaatgacgctgtgtcttatcggaatggtgccaagcaagtgcttctttaacaggtttattcatttcgcccgagggcatcttagatatggtggtttttgggaaatgtgtttagaaaataggtagttcagggcgagaattgctaatagttgctgcgtatggtatttttgttccatttttcgctgagaagttcgcgtcacgtttgggaagtcttcacacctcgatgctgtctcagcagacttaacacgccgagtgatttgtgcgtttcacaacgtagtcccttcttgcatgtgaattttgtactcaactgaattctttcttattacaTGCTTACGCTGCAGAGGACTagacccggccttgccgccagcgctcatctactttgactggcgctggtTTGCCCTTAAacatatcatgtggcacctctctccagtaacatttaaaaaaaaagtactgaaaagttactTATgttttgtacgtttccaagcagctcccttggggaatttaaaattgcagaaaactgcagcggGAATGGCAGTTCATCCGCgcatgcagcagaattgcatcggcggtacagttcatggcgtttgtctccGGGACGCAcatggcacgtatgtggaccatgttgtcccaaacaccggtaacatggtgttcatacccgctcccacagaggtcagcgtcttccctacagctgtcaccgcagaagaagcagtctggcacccgaacaaagcagaaatcgcagccgcgaacttcagccacccttgctgcaaagcgttgtcgtccgctactgctcccgcgcgtgCTGTTgaaagcgcccgctaggtggctatcagtggcgcctctataggcggtgcactagGCGTACGAAAGGGCCCACTCAGCGTGTGCTTCGCCCAGCCAGGTGTCGCCTATACACGCGTCTACTGTTTTATCCATATGTCATTTCCCCTATTTAGATTTGCGAAGATTATGTGTAATGTATTTACACAATACTTCCAATGGCTTTGTAGGCTTGCAGGACGTGCGTCGTCGTCTTCCGGCTGTTGTTGCATGTCTACCCGTCAACCTCGAAAATCGAAATCAACCTCGAGAAATCTAAATAATATTTTCATACACAACATGCTCTCTTAGAAGCTTCTTGAATTTTTGCTCGATCTGGTGAAACTGTGGAGTAAAATGTGTACCGCAACAATCCGCGAGTCGTGTTTATATCATTTCCAAAACATATTCTTGTTAGCCAATAAAATCTTGAAGCGCTTAAACAGTCTCAGTATGTCGTTATGTCGCATAATAGTCGCAATAAAAcggcttctttttgttttgtttggaaTTTACCGTTCACTGGAGCGCAAATTGAAACGAGGCTGACGTGGAGAAAATAATACCAATGAATTTTTTTAGGAAGGGTGGGAAGAGTAGGTGGTGCAGGAGACGGCTATTATACCAGCCTGCGCTGCCACGGATCCCTTGAGTCGCTTACATCCAGCGAACAGCAGCGGGAGGACACCGCAAAACAAGGTTgaaagcagcagctatgcgtgcagcTATATATTGTTGATCTCGAGCAGTTTCGTTTTGCCGTGACCTGAGTATTatgcccctgtcacacgggcactcgAAATTCTTTTGAGCAAAAAGACTTCTCCCGTGACTTATTACTATATCGGCGATACGTATCGTTTAATTTTTAGCAATTGATAGTATACTGTTGTCACATTCCCAATACTCTTCAGCATTTTGAATTTTCTTCTGTTACGTTCTCTTGATCTGCTGCACTACCCTGTGCGCGCTCGAACAGTTTGGTTGCGCCATCGATTCTATAGTTGTTGGGCCACTAGTGTTAGCACCACATTTATAGTGGTTGCAATACTAGGGCTCTCCACTTCGATCTGTGATGTATTGCACGGAGAAGCCAACAGGGACAGCCTAACGTAATAGTATCGCACCCTTTTAACGAAATATACCGCACAGACACATTACATCATGAAATGTAATCCCCATTGGTGTTGTAGCTGTGCATAATGTTCAGCTCAGTGGTGTTTTTGTACCCTCGGCTACCACACACCTCAAAGCCCACGGGATAGCTTTAACACATTGAATATCACgggttgttgttgctgttgttgtcgtcgtcgtcgtcgttgtggtTTTTAGTGTTATTACTACTAAAACTAATTACAAAGCGGATCTGATTGTTGTACGACGAAGCAGTGCCGAAAAACCTGTAACTTCTTTATAATGCGCGTTGGCGGCATTTTTCCAATATACGTGTTCAAAACACAGCGGAAATCGATCAAAGAGTGTGCGGACATACAGGTCACTAAAGTACACGCTAAGAAATAGGGCGAGCGCTGAATAATTGAAGCGTCATCTCAGAGCAGACATGCCTAGAAAAAAAATCAAGACCTCTTTGGATATGAAATCATGGCCGCAGTCGCTTTTGGGTCTTTGCACTTTCCGTGTTCCCATTGCATTACCTTGCGCTAGTCCGTTCACATTAAAGAAACAACACTAAAAGGGGACTTAGGTGTTGCTGGTGTGACGGGTGTTGCTAGCTTCCTTTAGTATATCGAGCTCCGAATATTTAAGTATACGTTAAACATTCTTGCGCGCAGCGTAGACGTCGTATCACTCGATGACTGAAGTCTTTTCTTGATCGTGACAGCGTACCAGGACCGCCTGATGGTGGCATTCGCAGAAAGGGCAATCGACGAACTACAGTCGAACCTGGTCAAGCTCGAAGGACTCGCTGCAGAAGATGCGAACCAAACTATGCATCTGGCCGCGCGATTCTTCAGGAGCTGCGCCAGGTCCGATGGCAGCGAAAGCGCCGACTCCGCGAGCTCCACCACCTCCAAGAAGAAGCTTCAGCTATTCAGGCAGCTGCGCATGAGGATGCGACTTCCGTGGCCCGAACTCACGCCTTCCGCGACCATCGAGCCGCTGGACGTCATGCTCGACTTGGCCATCAACTGGAACGAGAACTTCCTCTTCGACGCCCAGCTCGTGAACGTGAGTGGTCAGCCTGTAACGCTGTTTCTTAGTCGCGGGAAGCCTCTGATCGGCTGGGTGCACTACGAAGAGCCCGCCAACTACGAGGGTCATGTCCAAGACTACGTAGGGTACATGGGTCTGAGCGAGGCTGCCGGTGGCAACGAAGCCCACCCACACGTCCTCAGGGATTTGACTCGCGATATGCTCAACGTCAAGAGAGATGGTGCGAAGGGCGAGGCAAGCCAGACTTGGTTCCGGCTAGACCTGTTCGACAATCCGACGCCGTGGGTTGACGCCGGCGTCTGGCTCAGCTTGCTCAACAAGCATTTCTCTCCAGACCTGAGTTGGTCCTCCGACCATTTGGTCGTGGTGGAAGACGCCGGGCTCGTTCAAGGCATCCAAAAGCTGTTGAAGAAGTACACCAAGAGGCAGTTCTTGATCGGCTTGTCGTGGCTGTTTGTACAGACGCACCTGTGGGCTATCCTCGACCTTCCGCAACTGAGGTTCCACAGCGGCGCGAGCGACGACCTCACCTTGTTCGAGAGGTTGAAGAACTACAGCTGCCTCGAGTACGTCCAGTCTCGGCTCGGATCGCTGCTTCCTTTCGGCGAGACAATCAACACCCTGCCGTCGAATTCACCGGAATTGTTCGAGGTAGTCGTCAAGTCGGCGACCTCGCTCCTCGACCAGCTTGCATGGATCGGGAACGCTCGACACGCCGCGCTGCAAAAGACCAAGTACATGACGAGCAGTTCTCTCCCGCGGCCGGCCTTCTTCGACTTGGAGAGGCGCGAGCAGCTGTTCGACACGTTCCCGCGTATGGGCGCCGACTTCGCCGCCAACTTCGTCGACGCCTCGCGCTGGTACCAGGCGACGCGCAAACATCGGAACCGCCTGGGCTTGTACGGTCTACGCACATCGTCTGGCTACACGCGCCCTTTCTACGTCTACGCGCTCAACAGCGTACGCTTCCCGATGACCATGTTCCAGCCGCCGCTCTACTACAATTTGAGCGACATGGTCGTGCTCAACGCCGGCGCGGGCGCCGTCCTGGCGCGCGAGGTTGCCCGCGCGTTCGACCCCAAGGGCGTCGCGCTGGACGAAGAAGGGCGCGGCGCGCTGTGGTGGGGGCCGAACCGGTCGCGCGACTACCGCGATCGCCTCGCGTGCGACATGAACGCCAGCGAGTGCTGCTCGTTCATGCAGCTGTTTCCCTCGGTGCCGGGCCTCGAGATTGCCTACCACGCGTTCGAGTTGTACGCCGAGCACGACCAGAGACTACCCGGTCTCGAGAAGTTCACCCACGACCAGCTGGTTTTTATCAACTACTGCTACGTTCAGTGTGCCGGCAGCCGAGCCAACTACGGGGACAGTTGCAACGTGCCGCTCAGGAACTTTGCACCCTTCGGGAAGGCGTTCAAGTGCAGCGCCGGTTCGCGAATGAACCCGCGACGTAAGTGCGTCTTTTTTTCAGGACCATAGCGTGCATTTCTcgctgttgctttctttttcgctGGCATTCGCTTACTGCTGGAAatgctttcctgctttctttttcttttttcgctttttgcTGGGGGCTTTCTAACCGTGTGCATTTCGTTGTTTGAATGTTTAGCTTTGATAGCTAGAGTGTTCACGtcgggctttttttttctatgagctATAGATCTTTGAAAGATGATGATATCGTTTTGTACGCTTCTGAACACCGTCACGCGGGTCCCTTCTGCCGTTGAAATGTGCATCGCCTCTAACGTGTGCGAGGCCGTGTTTTGCTCGCTTTCTTTAGATAAGCACGAAGTTTGGTCTATGTTATACGAACGCTGTGGATATTATGCTTTCGGAAGTTTTCGTATTTTTGGATAGCATACTTTATATTTGTCGTACGAGCAGACTGTTCTTTCGGGTGTTGGGGAAACCATTATTAAGTCGGAGATTAGGCTGGGAGTGTTTACTTATGTTGCAATCGCCCGCCACGCAAAACTCGGACTAAGGACACAGAGGCAACCATGAAGACACAGTGTtctatttttctcttctttttaatTTGTTCACGCATTTGACAGCTTTAACGTTGCTGTATTTGCACTACCACCAGGAGTCATGGTGCATGATGGAGAACAGGTTCCAACAGCGAATAGAAAAAGCACCGTGAAAATTTAGAAATGTAATAAAAGGCATTCTTCTTTGCTAAACCAGATATTTGTCGGTATTTCCTGAAGGTATTTCTGTAATGTTGTCAAAGATTGGGGTATCATTactcgcactctccgaaccggagaggatggggcgacaacaaacccacctcGCGTGCATTTATGGATGGCTCGACTGccgaccggcgataaggtccacgcctgatcggcCGTGGGCCAGAGGCACTGGATGGGAGGCGACGTAAACACACACGCAAACTTAGTAAAAGAACATCAGGCCAGAGACATGATGAAAAAAATAAGTAAACTCCAAGCAGATGGTGCAAAGcttcgcggaaggcgtgcgggtcacccAAAATACACTCTGACGCGACGCGCGCCCACCACGTGGGAATGTCTAACACTTGCGAAATAATCAAAAATACGAGGCGCAAATGAAAATACAGGCCACAATATACGCGGCAAATACTACGCTAACAGAATATACAAAAATCAACACGCGATGAATAATTAATTGAAAGATGAAACGCGATTGAAaaagagtccggcggaaagttctgagagcagGTTGGAACACGAGGCTTGTCTGTGGAGTGCTCGccgagatcccgatctgaagaAGCGTCcggctgctggtacctcgctgccgGAAATCCTGACGGGCTTGCACCTTCTGTCAATCTACCAGTAAAGGCTTCGGCCTTGGGGTTTCAGCCTGCcaaccacatcttcagctgtctctcGGCGCACATGCATGCTGCTCCGTCTCCCAAACCATTCTCTCCGCTAGCCGAGGTCCCCTCGTCCCT
This window contains:
- the LOC135906867 gene encoding neprilysin-1-like isoform X1 is translated as MATLGEGKAGPSSAGGTRHPSAPATHASKQNKDKKSGNRHQSHRHRDEGSQDSISKIVQDKLEGSDISKQSAASFRGGRKKKSYALDADLSRLSKRSVDCESAVRVTHALEQSRRTHKSPRVGFVLLLFFALLFVALFLLALFVKKREGREPTSTCSSRACYHHGQLLRDALNLSADPCDDFHAFVCGSWERRLNEGPASAAPAYQDRLMVAFAERAIDELQSNLVKLEGLAAEDANQTMHLAARFFRSCARSDGSESADSASSTTSKKKLQLFRQLRMRMRLPWPELTPSATIEPLDVMLDLAINWNENFLFDAQLVNVSGQPVTLFLSRGKPLIGWVHYEEPANYEGHVQDYVGYMGLSEAAGGNEAHPHVLRDLTRDMLNVKRDGAKGEASQTWFRLDLFDNPTPWVDAGVWLSLLNKHFSPDLSWSSDHLVVVEDAGLVQGIQKLLKKYTKRQFLIGLSWLFVQTHLWAILDLPQLRFHSGASDDLTLFERLKNYSCLEYVQSRLGSLLPFGETINTLPSNSPELFEVVVKSATSLLDQLAWIGNARHAALQKTKYMTSSSLPRPAFFDLERREQLFDTFPRMGADFAANFVDASRWYQATRKHRNRLGLYGLRTSSGYTRPFYVYALNSVRFPMTMFQPPLYYNLSDMVVLNAGAGAVLAREVARAFDPKGVALDEEGRGALWWGPNRSRDYRDRLACDMNASECCSFMQLFPSVPGLEIAYHAFELYAEHDQRLPGLEKFTHDQLVFINYCYVQCAGSRANYGDSCNVPLRNFAPFGKAFKCSAGSRMNPRRKCVFFSGP
- the LOC135906867 gene encoding neprilysin-1-like isoform X2; translation: MFSEMKESLSDVRVFYEDVRGLRTKIVQDKLEGSDISKQSAASFRGGRKKKSYALDADLSRLSKRSVDCESAVRVTHALEQSRRTHKSPRVGFVLLLFFALLFVALFLLALFVKKREGREPTSTCSSRACYHHGQLLRDALNLSADPCDDFHAFVCGSWERRLNEGPASAAPAYQDRLMVAFAERAIDELQSNLVKLEGLAAEDANQTMHLAARFFRSCARSDGSESADSASSTTSKKKLQLFRQLRMRMRLPWPELTPSATIEPLDVMLDLAINWNENFLFDAQLVNVSGQPVTLFLSRGKPLIGWVHYEEPANYEGHVQDYVGYMGLSEAAGGNEAHPHVLRDLTRDMLNVKRDGAKGEASQTWFRLDLFDNPTPWVDAGVWLSLLNKHFSPDLSWSSDHLVVVEDAGLVQGIQKLLKKYTKRQFLIGLSWLFVQTHLWAILDLPQLRFHSGASDDLTLFERLKNYSCLEYVQSRLGSLLPFGETINTLPSNSPELFEVVVKSATSLLDQLAWIGNARHAALQKTKYMTSSSLPRPAFFDLERREQLFDTFPRMGADFAANFVDASRWYQATRKHRNRLGLYGLRTSSGYTRPFYVYALNSVRFPMTMFQPPLYYNLSDMVVLNAGAGAVLAREVARAFDPKGVALDEEGRGALWWGPNRSRDYRDRLACDMNASECCSFMQLFPSVPGLEIAYHAFELYAEHDQRLPGLEKFTHDQLVFINYCYVQCAGSRANYGDSCNVPLRNFAPFGKAFKCSAGSRMNPRRKCVFFSGP